A single genomic interval of Pelagerythrobacter marensis harbors:
- a CDS encoding rod shape-determining protein produces MSFLSNMFKFGSQNLAIDLGTANTLVYVQDQGIILNEPSVVAIETINGIKRVKAVGDDAKMMMGKTPDSIEAIRPLRDGVIADIEIAEEMIKHFIRKVHGKKSLFRYPEITICVPSGSTSVERRAIRDAASNAGASAVYLILEPMAAAIGADMPVTEPVGSMVVDIGGGTTEVAVLSLRGLAYTTSVRTGGDKMDEAIVSYVRRHHNLLIGESTAERIKKDYGIATVPEDGVGETITLKGRDLVNGVPKEITINQAHVAEALAEPIGAIVEGVRIALENTAPELAADIVDQGIVLTGGGALIQELDEHLREETGLPVSIAEDPLSCVAIGTGRAMEDPIYRGVLMTA; encoded by the coding sequence ATGAGCTTCCTGTCCAATATGTTCAAATTCGGCTCGCAGAACCTGGCAATCGACCTCGGTACGGCGAACACTCTGGTCTACGTCCAGGACCAGGGCATCATTCTCAACGAGCCTTCGGTGGTCGCGATCGAGACGATCAACGGCATCAAGCGAGTCAAGGCCGTCGGCGACGATGCGAAAATGATGATGGGCAAGACGCCCGACAGCATCGAGGCGATCCGCCCGCTGCGCGACGGCGTAATCGCCGACATCGAAATCGCCGAGGAGATGATCAAGCACTTCATTCGCAAGGTGCACGGGAAGAAGAGCCTGTTTCGCTATCCCGAAATTACCATCTGCGTCCCTTCCGGTTCGACGTCCGTCGAACGGCGCGCGATCCGCGATGCGGCCAGCAATGCCGGTGCGAGCGCCGTCTACCTGATCCTCGAGCCGATGGCCGCTGCGATCGGCGCGGACATGCCGGTGACGGAGCCGGTCGGCTCGATGGTCGTCGACATCGGCGGCGGCACGACCGAGGTCGCGGTGCTGTCGTTGCGTGGTCTCGCCTACACCACTTCGGTCCGCACCGGCGGCGACAAGATGGACGAGGCGATCGTTTCCTACGTCCGGCGCCACCATAACCTGCTGATCGGCGAATCGACGGCGGAGCGGATCAAGAAGGATTACGGCATCGCCACCGTCCCCGAAGACGGCGTGGGGGAAACCATCACGCTCAAGGGGCGCGATCTCGTGAACGGCGTGCCCAAGGAAATCACGATCAACCAGGCGCATGTCGCCGAAGCGCTGGCCGAGCCGATCGGTGCGATCGTCGAAGGCGTGCGAATCGCGCTGGAGAACACGGCCCCCGAGCTTGCGGCAGACATCGTCGACCAGGGTATCGTGCTCACCGGCGGCGGCGCGCTGATCCAGGAACTGGACGAGCATCTGCGCGAGGAAACCGGCCTGCCCGTCAGCATCGCCGAAGATCCGTTGTCGTGCGTCGCCATCGGCACCGGCCGGGCGATGGAAGATCCGATCTATCGCGGCGTATTGATGACCGCTTGA
- the mutL gene encoding DNA mismatch repair endonuclease MutL produces MPEIRRLPEDLVNRIAAGEVVERPASALKELVENAIDSGASRVAVKIAEGGLARIEVTDDGCGMTPADMALALERHATSKLPESLIGEEGAIERVVSLGFRGEALPSIASVARLTLESRPQGEAEGWKCVVDHGELREEGPAALPPGTRVRVENLFGNVPARRKFLRTARSEYAACHDVVRRLAMARPDIAFIFEHGERRILSLQAGQPLTGRVSEIVARELAANGVEIDLERGAMRLTGIAGLPTYNRGVADHQYLFVNGRPVKDRLLSGAVRGAYADMLARDRHAVLALFIELPAEDVDVNVHPAKTEVRFRDAAAVRGFIVSGLRQALATGDKRSAQAPDAAAMGRWQSEPAGEAAEGERSSASALQSIFSGRDWSRSQSGVREASQAWRGYEREVMAAPQGRAEEAAPLPEDAAEYPLGIARGQVANTYIVAEAADGLVLVDQHAAHERLVLERLRAAGAGDSVARAQALLIPEVVELEEAACDRLEEAAEKLGDLGLAIERFGPAAMLVRSVPHSLRKSDPRKLLQDIADDLAQHGEALLLGEKLDLVLATMACHGSVRAGRVLSVAEMNALLREMERTPRSGQCNHGRPTWVKLKMEDVEKLFGRH; encoded by the coding sequence ATGCCCGAAATTCGCCGCCTGCCCGAAGACCTGGTGAACCGCATTGCCGCCGGCGAAGTGGTGGAGCGCCCGGCGTCGGCGCTCAAGGAACTGGTCGAGAACGCGATCGATTCCGGCGCCTCGCGAGTTGCGGTCAAGATCGCGGAAGGCGGATTGGCGCGGATCGAGGTTACCGATGACGGCTGCGGAATGACCCCTGCGGACATGGCGCTGGCGCTGGAGCGTCATGCGACGTCCAAACTGCCCGAGAGCCTGATCGGGGAAGAGGGCGCGATCGAGCGGGTCGTCAGTCTGGGTTTTCGCGGAGAGGCGCTGCCTTCCATTGCCAGCGTCGCCCGGCTCACTCTCGAAAGCCGGCCGCAGGGCGAGGCGGAAGGCTGGAAGTGCGTCGTCGACCACGGCGAGCTGCGCGAGGAAGGCCCCGCCGCTCTGCCGCCCGGAACGCGGGTGCGGGTGGAAAACCTGTTCGGCAACGTGCCGGCCCGCCGCAAATTCCTGCGTACCGCGCGGAGCGAATATGCTGCCTGCCACGATGTCGTCCGGCGGCTTGCAATGGCGCGGCCGGATATCGCCTTCATCTTCGAGCATGGCGAGCGCCGTATCCTTTCGCTCCAGGCCGGGCAGCCACTGACCGGGCGCGTGTCGGAAATCGTCGCCCGCGAACTGGCCGCGAACGGGGTCGAAATCGATCTCGAACGCGGCGCCATGCGCCTGACCGGAATAGCCGGGCTGCCGACGTACAACCGCGGGGTTGCCGACCACCAGTACTTGTTCGTCAACGGGCGGCCGGTGAAGGATCGCCTGCTCAGCGGAGCTGTGCGGGGCGCCTATGCCGACATGCTCGCGCGCGATCGTCATGCGGTGCTCGCGCTGTTCATCGAGCTTCCGGCGGAGGATGTCGACGTCAACGTCCATCCGGCCAAGACCGAAGTGCGTTTTCGCGATGCGGCGGCGGTGCGGGGCTTCATCGTCTCCGGTCTACGCCAGGCGCTCGCGACCGGCGACAAGCGCAGCGCACAGGCCCCCGATGCCGCCGCGATGGGACGCTGGCAGAGCGAACCTGCGGGAGAGGCGGCGGAGGGCGAGCGCTCGTCGGCAAGCGCCCTGCAGTCGATCTTCTCCGGGCGCGACTGGTCGCGCTCGCAGAGCGGCGTGCGCGAAGCGTCGCAAGCCTGGCGCGGTTACGAGCGCGAGGTCATGGCCGCCCCCCAGGGCCGGGCGGAAGAAGCGGCGCCCTTGCCGGAGGATGCCGCGGAATACCCGTTGGGGATCGCACGGGGGCAGGTTGCGAACACATATATCGTTGCCGAAGCGGCCGATGGCCTCGTGCTGGTCGATCAGCACGCGGCGCACGAACGGCTGGTCCTCGAACGTCTTCGCGCCGCGGGTGCGGGCGATTCGGTCGCCCGCGCGCAGGCGCTGCTGATTCCCGAGGTCGTCGAGCTGGAGGAAGCGGCGTGCGACCGGCTCGAAGAAGCGGCGGAGAAGCTGGGCGATCTGGGCCTGGCCATCGAACGGTTCGGCCCCGCCGCGATGCTGGTCCGCAGTGTGCCCCATTCGCTGCGCAAGTCCGATCCGCGCAAGCTGCTGCAGGATATCGCCGACGATCTCGCCCAGCACGGCGAGGCCCTGCTGCTTGGCGAAAAGCTCGATCTCGTACTGGCGACGATGGCGTGCCACGGATCGGTGCGGGCCGGGCGCGTGCTGTCGGTGGCCGAGATGAATGCCCTGCTGCGCGAAATGGAGCGCACCCCCAGGTCCGGCCAATGCAATCACGGCCGCCCGACCTGGGTCAAACTGAAGATGGAAGATGTCGAAAAACTGTTCGGAAGGCACTGA